Proteins co-encoded in one Brassica rapa cultivar Chiifu-401-42 chromosome A02, CAAS_Brap_v3.01, whole genome shotgun sequence genomic window:
- the LOC103868200 gene encoding MLO-like protein 1, with protein sequence MGGHGEGVSLEFTPTWVVAGVCTIIVAISLAVERLLHHFGTVLKKKKQKPLFEALQKVKEELMLLGFISLFLTVTQGLISKICVREEVLMHMLPCSKQEAELSKHKNVTTTTTEHFQSLIPIVGTTRRLLAEHAAAEAGYCSLKDKTPLLSLEALHHLHIFIFVLAISHVTFCALTVVFGSTRIYQWKKWEDALADESFDPEAALVKKSVTHVHQHAFIKEHFLGIGKDSVFLGWTQSFFKQFYGSVTKADYVTLRLGFIMTHCKGNPKLNFHKYMMRALEDDFKHVVGISWYLWIFVVIFLLLNVNGWHTYFWIAFIPFILLLAVGTKLEHVISQLAHEVAEKHVAIEGELVVKPSDEHFWFSKPEFVLFLIHFILFQNAFEIAFFFWIWVTYGFDSCIMGQVRYIVPRLVIGVFIQVLCSYSTLPLYAIVSQMGSNYKKAIFEENVQVGLVGWAQKVKNKRASNGNEGSSNAGTTPSPPGAGAGFAGIQLSRLTRNNAGETTQNEITPAHVNNH encoded by the exons ATGGGTGGTCATGGAGAAGGAGTGTCTCTTGAATTCACTCCGACGTGGGTCGTCGCCGGAGTTTGCACCATCATCGTCGCGATTTCTCTCGCCGTGGAGCGTTTGCTGCACCATTTCGGCACTGTtctcaagaagaagaagcagaaacCTCTCTTCGAAGCTCTTCAAAAGGTTAAAGAag AGTTGATGCTGTTAGGGTTTATATCATTGTTTCTGACCGTAACGCAAGGACTAATCTCCAAGATCTGTGTGAGAGAGGAAGTGCTAATGCATATGCTTCCATGTTCAAAACAAGAAGCTGAGTTAAGTAAACACAAAAACGTGACGACGACAACAACAGAGCATTTTCAGTCTTTGATCCCTATTGTTGGGACCACTAGGCGTCTACTAGCTGAACATGCTGCGGCTGAAGCTGGTTACTGTAGCCTTAAG gatAAAACACCGTTGCTTTCGCTTGAGGCGTTGCACCATCTACACATTTTCATCTTTGTACTCGCCATTTCCCATGTGACATTCTGTGCTCTTACGGTGGTTTTTGGAAGCACCAGG ATCTACCAATGGAAGAAGTGGGAGGATGCGCTTGCAGACGAGAGTTTTGACCCTGAAGCAG CACTTGTGAAAAAAAGTGTCACTCATGTACACCAACATGCTTTTATTAAAGAGCATTTTCTCGGCATTGGTAAAGATTCAGTCTTCCTTGGATGGACG CAATCATTCTTCAAGCAATTCTATGGATCTGTGACAAAAGCTGATTACGTGACTCTGCGCCTTGGTTTCATTATG ACGCATTGTAAAGGAAACCCAAAGCTTAACTTCCACAAGTACATGATGAGAGCTCTTGAGGATGATTTCAAACATGTTGTTGGTATCAGCTGGTATCTTTGGATTTTCGTCGTCATCTTCTTGCTTCTTAATGTTAACG GATGGCACACATATTTCTGGATAGCATTCATTCCCTTCATT CTGCTTCTTGCTGTGGGAACAAAATTGGAGCATGTGATATCACAGTTAGCTCACGAGGTTGCAGAGAAACATGTAGCAATTGAAGGAGAGTTAGTGGTGAAACCATCAGATGAGCATTTCTGGTTCAGCAAACCTGAGTTTGTTCTCTTCTTGATTCATTTCATCCTCTTCCAGAATGCTTTCGAGATTGCCTTCTTCTTTTGGATTTGG GTTACCTACGGCTTTGATTCATGCATTATGGGACAAGTAAGATACATTGTTCCAAGATTGGTGATTGG AGTCTTCATTCAAGTGCTTTGCAGTTATAGTACACTGCCTCTTTACGCCATTGTCTCTCAG ATGGGAAGTAACTACAAGAAAGCGATATTTGAGGAGAATGTGCAGGTTGGTCTTGTTGGTTGGGCACAGAAAGTGAAGAACAAGAGAGCCAGTAATGGGAACGAAGGTAGCTCTAATGCTGGTACAACCCCTAGTCCTCCTGGTGCTGGTGCAGGTTTTGCAGGAATTCAGCTCAGCAGATTAACAAGAAACAACGCAGGGGAGACGACACAAAATGAGATTACACCTGCTCATGTCAACAACCATTGA
- the LOC103874870 gene encoding meiosis-specific protein ASY2 — protein sequence MASKSRLSREEKGKDIADSSSPAKDADGGVLDEFELIHRDALRDTENLSLSQRLLVANAHRQFREEEERQVEDEEDVEGGGRLEDDVGSGPEAPRAVVRPRRRARRGVGSDRLEHPLAIRSTRYDRIDCRPVIYHPGGIFERLPRLPSEVLRDPRVQSWENVFSSCSSDKTVQDLLRQCGGAGVTYLIPSTEQRPWSPPMGYQCVYESYFKDQTKLWFPIPRLITSYAFRRDIAISQLLNGSLRVAVMLMVMAAEMDISMSVRVFEELNSTKAEPNGIFSVKMRASYNVLTGHPNKTPDWQRAYFYVKSDEHAFEEPPGDDYRVLWNKELVRHPNTIAYPEKFFESAQAIAAHSHLRWPDLSREWIRRQQARIVRGRFCCFLS from the exons ATGGCTTCGAAGAGTCGATTGTCTCGCGAAGAAAAAGGGAAAGATATCGCCGATTCTTCAAGTCCGGCCAAAGACGCAGATGGTGGTGTTTTAGATGAGTTCGAGCTGATTCATCGGGACGCTCTCAGAGATACAGAGAATCTGAGTCTCTCTCAACGTCTCTTAGTCGCCAACGCCCACCGACAGTTTCGCGAAGAGGAAGAGCGGCAAGTTGAAGACGAGGAAGACGTCGAAGGCGGGGGACGTCTTGAAGACGATGTCGGTAGTGGTCCTGAAGCGCCCAGAGCGGTTGTGAGGCCCCGTAGGCGAGCTCGTCGAGGAGTTGGTTCTGACCGACTGGAACATCCCCTTGCGATTCGGAGTACTCGCTATGACCGGATCGACTGCCGTCCTGTCATTTACCATCCGGGCGGGATCTTCGAGAGGCTACCCCGTCTTCCTTCGGAGGTGCTGCGTGACCCGCGGGTCCAATCATGGGAGAACGTGTTTAGCTCCTGCTCCTCCGACAAGACTGTGCAGGACTTGTTGAGACAATGTGGCGGCGCCGGCGTTACCTACCTAATTCCTTCTACCGAACAGCGTCCTTGGTCGCCTCCAATGGGGTATCAATGCGTGTACGAGTCATACTTCAAAGACCAGACCAAGCTCTGGTTCCCAATCCCTCGGTTGATCACATCGTACGCGTTCCGTAGGGATATCGCGATCTCACAGTTGTTGAATGGGTCGCTACGCGTAGCCGTGATGTTGATGGTCATGGCAGCGGAAATGGATATCTCGATGAGCGTGAGAGTATTTGAAGAACTAAACTCCACAAAGGCGGAGCCGAATGGAATTTTCTCGGTGAAGATGCGTGCGAGCTACAACGTCCTAACTGGTCACCCAAACAAGACGCCGGACTGGCAGCGCGCATACTTCTACGTTAAGTCTGATGAACATGCTTTTGAGGAACCGCCTGGGGACGACTACCGCGTTTTATGGAATAAAGAACTTG TTCGTCATCCGAATACGATTGCCTACCCAGAGAAGTTTTTTGAGAGTGCCCAAGCAATCGCAGCTCACAGTCATCTTCGTTGGCCGGACCTTAGTCGCGAGTGGATCCGTCGTCAACAAGCTAGAATTGTTAGAGGTAGATTTTGTTGTTTCCTTTCCTGA
- the LOC108872053 gene encoding uncharacterized protein LOC108872053, giving the protein METLILAAEHGKKTVGRHSDGFRSKTFRQINCRTFHYGYGVGLLPRPKRTSLTKGPLPQAPCGRGSQIRCEFVEKRRSLSYSELWAGPTYSNSPPPTSLPIPKFSLRQKSTVSLSFPPPQAAKSAPVSPTSSADNPFHTTVSATVTLRRMLNLDHE; this is encoded by the coding sequence ATGGAAACGCTAATCTTAGCTGCAGAACATGGGAAGAAAACTGTTGGACGACATAGTGATGGTTTTAGATCGAAAACTTTCAGGCAAATCAATTGCAGAACATTCCATTATGGATATGGAGTGGGTTTGCTTCCAAGGCCAAAGAGAACCTCTTTAACCAAAGGACCTCTTCCTCAGGCTCCTTGCGGTAGAGGCTCTCAGATCCGTTGTGAGTTTGTTGAGAAAAGGAGAAGCCTTTCTTACTCTGAGCTTTGGGCAGGTCCTACTTACTCCAACTCTCCTCCACCTACTTCTCTCCCCATTCCTAAGTTCTCTCTCAGGCAAAAGAGTACCGTTTCTTTGAGCTTCCCACCTCCCCAAGCTGCCAAGTCTGCGCCTGTTTCTCCAACCTCATCTGCTGATAACCCTTTTCACACTACTGTCTCTGCCACTGTGACACTGCGTCGCATGCTCAACCTTGACCATGAATGA
- the LOC103868195 gene encoding protein LIFEGUARD 3, with amino-acid sequence MYQWNLPYRKDDLEAGGGSRSRPLYPTMHETPELRWGFIRKVYSIIAFQLLATIAVSATVVTVRPIALFFATTGAGLGLYIVIIITPFIVLCPLYYYHQKHPVNYLLLGVFTLALAFVVGLTCAFTNGKVILESAILTTVVVLSLTVYTFWAAKRGYDFNFLGPFLFGALIVLVVFAMIQVFFPLGRTSVMIYGFLASVIFCGYIVYDTDNLIKRYTYDEYIWAAVSLYLDIINLFLSLLTIFRALQR; translated from the exons atgtatcaGTGGAACTTACCGTACCGGAAAGATGACTTGGAAGCTGGCGGTGGCTCAAGGTCGAGACCTTTATACCCAACCATGCATGAAACTCCGGAGCTCCGGTGGGGATTCATACGCAAGGTTTACTCTATAATCGCCTTTCAGCTTCTAGCCACCATCGCCGTCTCCGCCACCGTCGTCACCGTCCGTCCAATCGCTCTGTTTTTCGCCACCACAGGCGCAGGACTAGGTCTCTACATAGTCATCATCATCACCCCCTTCATAG TGTTGTGCCCGTTGTACTATTACCACCAGAAACATCCTGTGAACTACTTACTCTTGGGGGTGTTCACTTTGGCTCTGGCTTTTGTCGTTGGACTGACATGTGCCTTCACCAATG GGAAAGTGATTCTTGAGTCAGCAATCCTGACGACAGTTGTGGTGCTTTCCCTCACCGTCTACACCTTCTGGGCTGCTAAGAGAGGATATGACTTCAACTTCCTTGGACCATTCTTGTTTGGTGCTCTCATCGTGCTCGTTGTCTTTGCCATGATACAA GTTTTTTTCCCGTTAGGGAGGACATCGGTGATGATTTATGGTTTCTTGGCATCGGTAATATTCTGCGGGTACATAGTCTATGATACAGACAATCTGATCAAACGTTACACATATGATGAGTATATTTGGGCAGCGGTTTCTCTCTACCTGGACATCATCAATCTCTTCTTGTCTCTTCTTACTATATTTAGAGCTTTACAGAGATAG
- the LOC103868197 gene encoding protein indeterminate-domain 12, whose amino-acid sequence MDMFSSRNWSYRPSSLSAEASASSGNTVSAIQDFNGLNNVISSRLCTHTETQKTKKRRGVPGNPDPDAEVVALSPKTLLATNRFVCEICNKGFQRDQNLQLHRRGHNLPWKLKQKNTKEQQKKKVYVCPDTNCVHHHPSRALGDLTGIKKHFCRKHGEKKWKCEKCSKFYAVQSDWKAHTKVCGTREYRCDCGTLFSRKDSFITHRAFCDALAEESARIISTPSTNLTNLSPSFQDRHFMLNKSSSSSLLFTSPPPYVNPAPHPSTAAALSATALLQKATALSSGPFGGGGQTRSVGHHRPLTTVNEFLGADRVMMTSSSSSEYDQLVVDGLTSTWQKADHLTRDFLGLTGHGVHVSVTPGDLLEYAGGVSLPMSTYLTESHDHESSSSFQKAYDLGFTGPHNM is encoded by the exons ATGGATATGTTTTCATCTCGCAACTGGTCCTATAGACCAAGCTCTTTGTCTGCTGAAGCAAGTGCTTCTTCTGGTAATACTGTCAGTGCCATCCAAGATTTTAATGGCTTGAACAATGTCATCTCTAGTCGTCTATGTACACACACAGAGACTCAGAAGACTAAGAAAAGAAGAGGCGTTCCTGGAAATCCTG ATCCAGATGCAGAGGTAGTTGCATTATCACCAAAGACACTTCTTGCAACAAACAGATTCGTTTGTGAGATATGCAACAAAGGGTTTCAAAGAGATCAGAATCTACAGCTTCATAGGAGAGGTCACAATCTTCCATGGAAACTGAAGCAGAAAAACACCAAAGaacaacaaaagaagaaagtcTATGTGTGCCCAGATACAAACTGTGTTCATCATCACCCATCTAGGGCGCTTGGTGATCTCACGGGGATCAAGAAACACTTTTGCAGGAAACATGGAGAGAAGAAATGGAAATGTGAGAAGTGTTCAAAGTTCTATGCTGTTCAATCTGACTGGAAAGCTCATACTAAGGTCTGTGGTACAAGAGAGTATAGATGTGACTGTGGCACTCTTTTCTCGAG GAAAGACAGTTTCATAACGCATAGAGCGTTCTGTGATGCATTAGCAGAAGAAAGTGCAAGAATCATCTCAACTCCTTCCACCAATCTCACAAACCTAAGCCCTAGTTTCCAAGATCGTCACTTTATGCTCAACaagtcttcctcttcttccttgcTCTTCACGTCACCACCTCCTTACGTGAACCCTGCACCACATCCCTCCACCGCGGCAGCTCTTTCCGCGACAGCTCTCCTCCAAAAAGCGACCGCTCTCAGCTCCGGTCCTTTCGGCGGCGGAGGACAAACTCGGTCAGTTGGTCATCACCGACCTTTGACGACGGTTAACGAGTTTCTTGGTGCTGACCGAGTTATGATGACGTCCTCGTCTTCGTCTGAGTACGACCAGCTTGTTGTTGACGGTTTGACTTCAACGTGGCAGAAAGCTGACCATTTGACCAGAGACTTTCTTGGACTCACGGGTCATGGAGTGCACGTTAGCGTCACACCCGGAGATCTGCTAGAGTACGCAGGTGGAGTGTCGCTTCCTATGTCAACGTACCTTACCGAATCTCATGATCACGAGTCGTCCTCGTCGTTTCAGAAGGCTTACGATCTGGGATTCACTGGGCCCCATAATATGTAA